CGACTGCGTCGGTCCGGCGGGTGATCCGGCACCCGGCACAGCGGCGTGGCACCAGCGCGACTTGGCCAACGTCTGGTGCGCTACGCAGCGAGAGCAGGACGAGCTGGACAGCCCGGCGTTCGCGTCGGCGTTCGCCCGCCAGACGCCGGGCATCTACGCGACTCAGCTCGGAGAGCAGCTCCAGGAGCCGACCCGACCGCGACTGACGCTGGGGCAGCTGGTCGCCGGCGGGACGACTGCTGATCCTTTCCGCACGCTGTCGCGCTGGCAGGACGACCTGCATCGGGGTCGGGTGTTCCCAGTGCAGTTCACCGCGAGCGATGGCGCGCTGCTGCACGGACACGTCTTCCTCCCGTCAGGCGGCAACGGTCCCTACCCGTCGATCGTGATCACGACCGGGTCCATCCAGGGCTACCAGCAGATGTACTGGTGGGCAGCCGAAGGACTCGCCGAGGCCGGCTACCTGGTGCTCACCTTCGACGTGCAGGGCCAGGGCGCCTCGGAGACCTTCGCCCATCCGTGCAGCGCGACGGCATGCCCAGGGGTGCCGTTCCAGCAGGACTACAACTTCGTGCAGGGCACCCGCGACGCATTGAACTACCTGTTCTCGAGCCCGTCCGCGCCGACCAAGAACGGTGACGTCAACCCGTTCTGGGCATCGGTGGACCGAAAGCACGTGGGCCTGGCGGGTCATTCGCTCGGCGCCACCGCGGTCAGCGTGGTGGGCCAGGAAGACCGACGCGTCTCGGCCATCGTCGCGTGGGACAACCTCGCGACCCCGCCCAAGGGGACAGCGCTGCGCACACCCGCGATGGGCATCAACTCCGAGTACTTCTTCAACCCGCAGCCCATGCAGGCAGCCCCCGATCCGCATGCGGACGACGCAGCGTTCCGACAGCTGCGGGCTGCGGGTGTCGACACCATGCAGGTCGCGCTGCGCGGATCGACTCATCTGGAGTACTCCTACGTTCCCTACATCCTTCCGGCGAGCCGGCTCGGCGAACGCGTCGCCTTCTACTACACGCTCGCCTGGTTCGACCGCTACCTGCGCGGCGACCGTTCGGCGACCGAGCGACTCACGGCCACAAGGTTCGACAAGTCATCCGATGTGCACTCCATCGGCGCCGGCCCCTTCGACCCGCAGCAGGCCGCTGCCGCGGGCAACGTCGAGGCCGGCAACACGCCGCCCACGATCAACGGCATGCCGGTCGCCGATCGCCTGTCCTTCTACTACCTGTCGGGCTACTCGCTCGAGCACGGCCGCCTGGCCTGTCAGGACCTACGCCATGGCTGCCACGGCAGCGCGGGAGGCACCAGCGCGCCGTGACAGTAGCCCGGCAGCTACGGCGGGTCTGCGCCAGCTGACTACCGCGTCACCCGCCCAGTCCGAAGTCGCCGCCCGGCGGCGTCCAGCCCGCGTTCCTGCGTCGAGCAGCCGAGCGCACACTGGCACGAGCTATCCACCACCCGCTTCGGCACGGCCGGCGACCGAGGACCGAAGAAGTTCTTGTGTCTCAGGGTCCACCGAGTGCACGACGGTGCCCACCATGCCTCGTGTCAGCAGAACCTTGTAGACGTTGCGGAGCAGCGGGCCAGCTTCGTCCGGGGAGAGACCGCGCAGGGCTGGGTCTTTGGACCCCTTCGGCTGTGCAACCCATCGGCCCTCCCGCCAGACGAGGTCCGGACCGAGGATGACGCCGTTCCAGTCGTACTCGAAACCTTGAGCGGTGTAGATGCATCCGACCTGGCCGAACCCGGCCGGGTCGGTTGCCCACAGGCTGGCCGGCGGCGCACCGCCGACACCTCGCTCGCCGCGGAGGTTCCAGGGCCGTCGCCAGTTCCCGATGGTCACGTCGTCGACGAGAGAGCCGTCCGGCCTCGGATCACTCCACGGCCAGCAGAACCCGGCGGTCATCCGGGCTCCGTACCCGGCATCCGCCTTCGCCTGCAGGGCGCGCTCCAGCTCGGCCGGTGACGACGCGACCTGCAGCTCGAAGTACGTGTCTCCCGTCCACGGGATCGGGCCGCCGGGATCGAGGCCGAGCAGCCGCAACACCCACTCCTCGAAGGTTCGAGACCCACCGCAGCGGAACTGGGCGTCGAGTGCGATCTCGACGACGTCGAGGCCGAGCTCGCCTGCGTGTTGCCGAATCAGCTGTGCCGTGCCGGTCTCGCCCGGGCGAACGACCTGGTGCTGGTCCAGCAGAAACACGGGCACGCGCGCGGCGTCGATGAGCTCCCGGACCTGCGGCCTACCCGTCCGGAGCTCCGCGCGGGTGTAACGGTTGGCGGAGGTCTCCCGCATCCGGTGCGCCTCGTCGCAGACGAGGACGTCGAAGCCGTTGCGTTCGGCCGTCATGAAGCTGTTGAAGTACTTGAACAGCGCCTTCACCCGCGTGTTGCGGCGGCCGGCCACCTTGCGCAGCGTCTGTGTGAAGGACTTCGAACCGGTCGCGTGCAGCGCCGACCGACCCTGTCGCCACAGCTCGCCGACAAGCGACAGCGCGATCACGCTCTTGCCCGATCCTGGACCACCGGTGATCACGATCACCTGCTTGGCGTCGGAGGCCCTCGCTCGCTCCACCGCAGTGAGCACGAGCCGGTAGGCGACCTGCTGCTCGTCCAGCAGCGTGAACTGCTCGCGGGTCTGCACCTCGTCCGCGGCGACCTTCAGCAGCTGCCGACTGGGTGCGACGCGGCTGGCCAGCAGGAGATCGGCCGCTTCGACGCCCGGCTCAGGGGCAAGCCGGGACTGCAGGAAGTCGACAAAGTCTTGCCGTCGCTCACGGGTGAACAGCCGACCGTGCTCGTCCTCGGGCAGCGCCCGAAGCGACCCGACCCCGAACTCGGTGGCGTTGTGTAGGTACGCCGCACCCGCGACCGGGTCCGGCGCATCCTCGAGCGCGCCGCTGAAGTCGGCGAGGAAGGTGCAGTATCGCCGGACCTGCTCGGCCGGGTGCAGCACCGGGTGGCGTCCGTAGGTGTCCACGTAGCAGAGGTCATGGGCGTCCTCGTGTGCCTCGGCCTGGGTCCACTGCTTGAGCTCGACCAGCACGTACGACGGCGCCCCTGTCTTCGGGTGCACACCCGCGAGCAGCGCATCAACGCGCTTGCTCGACAGCGGAAGCTGGTACTCCGCGAGCACCTCTACCTGCCCAAGGCCGGCTTCCCGGAGATCGTCCGCCAGCACCGGCAGGCTTCGCTCCCACGAGCGCCGCTCAGAATCGGCGGCACGCCGTCCAAGGGCGAAGGAGTACTGCTCCGCCAGATGCGCAGCCAACCGCCCCGCCTGTGCCTCCGACCGCAGCGATTCCGCGGACGCGCGGTACAGCAGCACCGGACTCCCCAGGCAGCACGAACTGGTCGTGCGGGTGGGGGCATGTCCGGTGAGGAAGCCCGTCGGGCCGCAGTCCTTCGCACCTTACCCACGGGAGTGCGGCATCCACAGATGTTCTGCCGGACGTGTCGTCGCGACCCATTGCTGGCCACTCTCGACCACATGGCGAACTGGTTGGACGACCGCATCTACGGCCTGCGGGGGCGCCTTACACCCGCGGACGAAGGCTCGCTCTGGCTGCTCTTCCTGGACGGGCCGCGGGGCGAGGTGATCCTGGCGTCCGCCTTCGCCGACGCGATGGCGCACGTCGATGCGCAGATGACGCGCAATCTGGTCCGCATCCTCGACCATGTCCCCGCTGTGGCGGTGCTGCTGGCGGTGCCGCGCGCGGAT
This window of the Mycobacteriales bacterium genome carries:
- a CDS encoding DUF2075 domain-containing protein, giving the protein MLADDLREAGLGQVEVLAEYQLPLSSKRVDALLAGVHPKTGAPSYVLVELKQWTQAEAHEDAHDLCYVDTYGRHPVLHPAEQVRRYCTFLADFSGALEDAPDPVAGAAYLHNATEFGVGSLRALPEDEHGRLFTRERRQDFVDFLQSRLAPEPGVEAADLLLASRVAPSRQLLKVAADEVQTREQFTLLDEQQVAYRLVLTAVERARASDAKQVIVITGGPGSGKSVIALSLVGELWRQGRSALHATGSKSFTQTLRKVAGRRNTRVKALFKYFNSFMTAERNGFDVLVCDEAHRMRETSANRYTRAELRTGRPQVRELIDAARVPVFLLDQHQVVRPGETGTAQLIRQHAGELGLDVVEIALDAQFRCGGSRTFEEWVLRLLGLDPGGPIPWTGDTYFELQVASSPAELERALQAKADAGYGARMTAGFCWPWSDPRPDGSLVDDVTIGNWRRPWNLRGERGVGGAPPASLWATDPAGFGQVGCIYTAQGFEYDWNGVILGPDLVWREGRWVAQPKGSKDPALRGLSPDEAGPLLRNVYKVLLTRGMVGTVVHSVDPETQELLRSSVAGRAEAGGG
- a CDS encoding acetylxylan esterase produces the protein MTPALAGGAAPDPIDCVGPAGDPAPGTAAWHQRDLANVWCATQREQDELDSPAFASAFARQTPGIYATQLGEQLQEPTRPRLTLGQLVAGGTTADPFRTLSRWQDDLHRGRVFPVQFTASDGALLHGHVFLPSGGNGPYPSIVITTGSIQGYQQMYWWAAEGLAEAGYLVLTFDVQGQGASETFAHPCSATACPGVPFQQDYNFVQGTRDALNYLFSSPSAPTKNGDVNPFWASVDRKHVGLAGHSLGATAVSVVGQEDRRVSAIVAWDNLATPPKGTALRTPAMGINSEYFFNPQPMQAAPDPHADDAAFRQLRAAGVDTMQVALRGSTHLEYSYVPYILPASRLGERVAFYYTLAWFDRYLRGDRSATERLTATRFDKSSDVHSIGAGPFDPQQAAAAGNVEAGNTPPTINGMPVADRLSFYYLSGYSLEHGRLACQDLRHGCHGSAGGTSAP